In the Rhinolophus ferrumequinum isolate MPI-CBG mRhiFer1 chromosome 12, mRhiFer1_v1.p, whole genome shotgun sequence genome, AGTGGGAAAAGCCAGGCATTCCTTCCAGAAACAAGGGAAAGAGTCGAGGGGACAGCTGCTGTGGAGGTTTCTAAGGAGACTCAGACCGGCTTCTTTCTCTGCTCCCAGGAGACCGCAGGAAACCTAAGGTACTTCGGTGACCCCCGCCGGTGGGTGTTTATATGAGAGACAGAGATTACAATAgcaaagagacagacagagagcaACTGAAACAGGGAGAGGGATAGAGACAGAGACCAAAATTGTCAGACAAGTAGAGAGTTAGAGTCAGAGTAAGAGAGACAAAGAGTTGGTGGGTGGGAAATtgacttggatttttttttcaacccactatggtttctttcacttctgagggaagagaggaaagctGATCCCTGGCCAGCAAGAAGCCCCAACCTGGATGGAATGAAAGATGCGGCCCGATGACATTAACCCGAGGACTGGACTGGTGGTGGCCCTGGTCAGTGTCTTCCTGGTCTTTGGATTCATGTTCACCGTCTCAGGAATGAAAGGAGAGACTCTGGGAAATATCCCCCTCCTGGCCATCGGGCCAGCCATCTGCCTACCAGGCATCGCGGCCATTGCCCTGGCCAGGAAAACCGAGGGGTGCACCAAGTGGCCTGAAAATGAGCTACTATGGGCCCGAAAGCTGCCCTGCTTCCGGAAACCCAAGGACAAGGAGGTGGTGGAACTGCTGAGGACCCCTTCGGACCTGGAGTCAGGCAAGGGAAGCTCAGATGAGCTGGCTAAGAAGGCAGGCCTCAGGGGGAAGCCTCCCCCCCAAGGGCAGGCTGAGGTGCCGACGGCCAGCTCTATCACCAT is a window encoding:
- the TMEM215 gene encoding transmembrane protein 215, yielding MRPDDINPRTGLVVALVSVFLVFGFMFTVSGMKGETLGNIPLLAIGPAICLPGIAAIALARKTEGCTKWPENELLWARKLPCFRKPKDKEVVELLRTPSDLESGKGSSDELAKKAGLRGKPPPQGQAEVPTASSITIPSPTEEGECQSLVPSGHQEETSRYLDGYCPSGSSLVYSALDAKCSAWDRSECPEPEDSIFFVPQDSIIVCSYKQNSPYDRYCCYINQSQGRWDHETIV